One Thermoanaerobacter kivui genomic window, CAGGCATTGTCGATGATGTGACATGGAACGCCCTATTGTTCGGAACCCCACCTGTTACAACACCTACTCCATTGGGAAAAGTTTATATAGTAAAACCCGGTGACACTCTGTGGAATATAGCAAAAGCCTATAACACAACAGTATACGCCATATTAAAGGCAAATCCGGATATTAAAGACCCTAATTTAATTTACCCCGGCCAAAGAATTATAATCCCTGCTCCTTCACAGCAAACCATTCATTATCAAGAAGTACAACAAGAGGTAGTTGAAGAAGAAAAAGAAGAAGAAAAAGAAGAAGAAAAAGAATAATGTAAAAAATAGTCAGGAAAAATCCTGACTATTTTTTTAAGCTATCTATATATTTTTCTGCAATATAAGCAGCTGTTGCGCCGTCTCCTGCTGCTGTTACTACTTGTCTTAAAGACTTATGCCTTATATCGCCTGCAGCAAAAACTCCTGGAATATTGGTTCGCATGTCATCATCTGTGATAATATACCCGTATTCATCAAGGTCCACTATTCCTTTGACCAGTTCTGTATTAGGAGCATATCCAATCGCCACAAAGACTCCATCAACATTTAGTGTGCTTTCTTCACCAGCCTTAACGTTTTTAAGTTTTAATCTCTCTACTCCATACTCTCCTTCTACATCAACTACTACAGTATCCCAAATAAATTCAATCTTTTCATTTGCAAAGGCCTTTTCTTGCTCAATCTTAGTAGCTCTTAATTCATTCCTTCTGTGAATTATATAAACCTTTTTGGCAAACTTAGTTAGATACAAGGCATCTTCTACTGCTGTATTTCCTCCGCCTATGACTGCCACAGTAGCATCTCTGTAAAAAGCTCCATCGCAGGTAGCACAGAAAGATATACCCGCCCCTATAAATTTATCTTCATTTGGAACGCCTAATTTTTTAGGCGTAGCGCCCATCGCCAAAATAATAGCTTTTGCTTCATAAGTACCATTGGAAGTGGTAACCTTTTTAACATCCCCTGCTATATCTATGCTTTCAACATCCTCATTTACAATTTTAAGACCATGTTTTCTAACTTGGGCTTCCATTTTTGCAATAAGGGCAGCACCGCTTATCTCTTCATAACCGGGATAATTCTCTAGCTGGTATGTATTAACTATTTGCCCTCCCAGATAAGTTTTTTCAATAAGAACAGTGTCAAGCCTTGACCTTGCAGCATACAATCCTGCAGTAAGTCCAGCAGGACCCCCTCCTAAGATGATTAGGTCGTACATAATAAAATCACTCCTCCTTTGAAAATAAAATATAATATGGAAGCAGGAAAAACACTGCTTCCATTATTATATCACAAACTTTTTATATTTACATCATCCCTACCGGCTGTCTAAACTTATTCCTTGCCTCCTGTATATCTTGAGGCTGTGCAGGCTTTACAGGATACCATCCTCTTTGGTTGACAGAGTTCCAAACCGATTTTTGGTCCTCAAATGCAGAATTCAAAATGTTTATATATTCTCTTCGTATGCTTTCATTAGCAGATTCAACTGCCGCATGGCTTAACATTTCTATCGCCAATTTGTAATTTCCTAATACATTCATCATTATATCTTTATCTGTAATCTGCGTATTTCCGTACATACTCTTTACACTCCTCCTAACTTAAATGTTTTAATAGTGAATTAAAATTATTTTGACATCTATTAGCGAGATTTTGACACAATGCCTTAAGTTGTGGGTCTTGACATCTTGTAGCATAATCATTTAACGTCTTTGTCATGTTTTGCTGTAATGATAAAATATCATCCAGGTAAAGTAATTCTTTGCTTGTAAGTTGCATATTTACCCTCCCTTCTTAGATTTCATTTTTAATATGCGCACAAAAATAAAAAATATGCAGGATAACTCCGCATATTTTTT contains:
- the trxB gene encoding thioredoxin-disulfide reductase — its product is MYDLIILGGGPAGLTAGLYAARSRLDTVLIEKTYLGGQIVNTYQLENYPGYEEISGAALIAKMEAQVRKHGLKIVNEDVESIDIAGDVKKVTTSNGTYEAKAIILAMGATPKKLGVPNEDKFIGAGISFCATCDGAFYRDATVAVIGGGNTAVEDALYLTKFAKKVYIIHRRNELRATKIEQEKAFANEKIEFIWDTVVVDVEGEYGVERLKLKNVKAGEESTLNVDGVFVAIGYAPNTELVKGIVDLDEYGYIITDDDMRTNIPGVFAAGDIRHKSLRQVVTAAGDGATAAYIAEKYIDSLKK
- a CDS encoding spore coat protein; this translates as MYGNTQITDKDIMMNVLGNYKLAIEMLSHAAVESANESIRREYINILNSAFEDQKSVWNSVNQRGWYPVKPAQPQDIQEARNKFRQPVGMM
- a CDS encoding spore coat protein; this translates as MQLTSKELLYLDDILSLQQNMTKTLNDYATRCQDPQLKALCQNLANRCQNNFNSLLKHLS